gtcagtattgctgcatgcaacaactgctaaagaaacaaacaaaaaaaaagagatcaatcttcaatctggttaggactaaggtaaatcagaatacaaaggtaaggaggacattgttgGTACTCTGCAACTCCACCTaccctgagaccaaaggaagagaggcttatgttgtccaaaacctaaatttcctatagtatataatctaactcaacctatctggacagctcattttaacaacccaaacacattGAGCCAAGAACAGGAAagaggacttgtaattctgtatagcttaatgtaatgcccagatacatcccagagtatgttgagcaggtaattaaaaagtactggtaaagtcccttgaacAGGAGAAAAACCATGGAatgattaaactttaccaccggggaaaacCTTGATActgtctgtcatggttagggacaggtgtcaacttggccaagttgtggtacctgttcatctgattgggcaagcgctggcctgtctgttgcaatgaggacatttcataggattaggtcatgatcacgtcagctacatccacagctgattccatttgtaatcagccaaaggggagtgtcttctgcaattagtgatgctaaatgcaatcatgggaagccttttaaggaggactcagaggagacagtttccattcctgctttggctggtgagtctctcctgtggggttcatccaggccatccattggagtcattggcttcacagcctgccctgtggattttggactctgcgttcctacggtcacgtgagacactttcataaattttatatttgcaagtgttccctgttgattctgtttctctagagaaccctaactaatacatcttggtaccaggagtggggttgggtgtccaattcctcaaggcaggctggaggtgggtggctatgtcctcagggcagactattacagggttatctaaagaaggctcagcatggtctagggtttcaacctcacccccaacatcattatcaatccatgtcaccatcccatttttcagggtcccactcctttccaatcaatgccctcactttaacggcagacaccatgcaagactgagatttcagtttacgttgtaaagttgctactcttacaataagattctgagtctgattttcagagatctcaagtctacggctacaggaaataaaattttccttcaggatactcatagaaatctCTACAtgtttcagacggcacttaagcttcttgtttgaagccttaagcccatccctttcaccctttaatgtagacgatgtatctaacaacaaccaaccaacatctctataactcttatttctacaaaactctgtaaaggtgtcaaaaacattatcccccagagtctggcttcatacaagcgaagccagactctgggggataatgtttttgacacctttacagagttttgtagaaataagagttatagactgtctcaaacattagggactctcaagttaataggccaagcccttgatcttgaggcttgctcttgcaaagcttatgtaggtagtggaaaaacttagcctacctataagtgagcataagagttacctctggaggaccccttttgttgctcagatatggcctcactctctaagctcaattctgcaagtgaaatcattgctatccccctatgtggggcatgacatccaggggtgcaagtctctttggaggcatgggagatgagtcccagggatgagcctggccttggcattgtgggatcaacaatgctatcatgaccaaaagggggaaaagaagtgtaacaaataaggtatcagtggttgagttcaaatagaattgagaggctactctggaggtcactctgacataagcttcagttagacattgctacctatcataatttgccaacccccaaccagaatcattccagtcaatcctaaagaacacctagggtaatatatatattctactacattttcatgcactagggtaacttcccagaaacgtacaacctccagatgggtccctggtccagataagtcctgaaacctagagggcccagcctctccagtacatcagtagttccatctccctaactcTTATTATTAACAGatcttccaacacgaaaaagttagaatgggcatagcccaaatacccctaaagagtgggagagagatcaaaggtgatggcagagttctACAGAGAAGTAGGGTTTAATGGAtaagtatgatggctgaatcattatgttgatatttctttcggtcttcagtatcttagaacagctagaagtaaaaacctaaagttatggaattataacaaatttataccaaactctgaaatctgttctacaactaactgttgtgctgtgcattGAGATttgctgcttttttgtatatatgttatttttcacaaaaaagagaaaaagataaaaaaaaaaatatatgttggggcgggccatggtggctcagcttgcagagttctcgccaccatgccggagacccgggttcatttcccggtgcctgcccacgcaaagaaaaaaaattttcaaaattaaaaatatatatatatatatatatatatataccttctaccctccaatgttctggagtagctataaggaaaaatatgaaatgatggtttcgtagtccatgacaaactctgggatctatcctgtaactacttgttgatgagtgctttgaaaactattgcttttttccttctttgctttgtatatattatacgattaaaaaaaaaaagtattggcaaagtctcttgagggatacAGGAAaatacatggaactattaaaccttaccagcAGGGAAAACCTTGATACtgcctcaaacattagggactctcatgttaacaggccaagcccttgatcttgacacttgctcttgtgaaacttacttCCGTAGTGGAGAATCTAAGTCAACTTACagttatgcctaacagttacttctagAAAACTGTTTtgtgtggcctctctaagcccaactctgtgagATAAttaccctccccctctacatggaacatgacttccagcaGTGGAAAGTTGCCCTAGCAACATGGAATATAATTTCCAGGGAggatcctggccctggcactgcggGATTGACCacgccttcctgacaaaaagtgggaaaagaaatgtataagaatatactacatttcttttcccacttttttgttctatcccccatcccatattagtgacacccCTTTCCACCACGAATGGGCAGAGTTTTtttaaatacccctaaaaagtgggagaaggatgaaaggaggaggaggagttataacaaagaagacagACTTAGTATGATTGcggaatcattatactgatatctctttcagtctccagtgccttggggcagctagaagaaaaaacttaaaactgtggaacctgtaacccataccaaagtctgaaatctgttctataactacttgttataatgtactttgaaataaactgctttttgtatatatgttacatttcacaataaaaaatgttaaaaagaactcccccatgaaaaaaaaaattaaaagcttttaataaaagtataagcttttttaaaaaatcttccatTTAGAGTtcttttcatcttccttttcCCCAATTTGCTCgtgctttctcttccttcctttggtTAGGTTCGCCAATTTTGTGTTATGTGCTGGCCTTTTCAATAAGCCAGTTCTTGCTTTCATTTAATTAGTGAGCATTTGTCAAGCACCCAGGAAGTGGAAGCCAGGTCCTACCCTGGGTGGAGGAAGTGGTTTGGTGAGCAGGAAAGCAGACCTAAGGCCTGTGCCCCCAGAGCTCCCCAAACCTGGACAACTGTGGAAGTCCTCACAAACAGAAAGGTGCTTTGGCTGAGAAGGGAATGAAGGGCTCCTAGTGAGGGCACAACAGGGCTCCCGAATCACAGTGGGTGGAGGCATGTTTACCCAAGAGCTGAGAGAAGACTGGGCTGGGAAGTAGTCCAAACGGAAGGGACAGTCtatgcaaaggcccagaggcaaCAGGGAAGCTTAGAGACACTTTAGATGATTTAAAATTCAGTAAGGGTGGAGGGTATACGTACAAAGGGCAGAGATGAAGGGGGGTGTGTGAAGCAGGGGAAAGACTGGGGAAGACTCCTGGGGGTCGGAGGGCAGAAGTGGTCCTGTGATTGTGGAGATGGGATGAACTAAATAGAAACCATTGCTTAGATGGTGACACCCTAAAGTAGAAGGGGAACTgaaggcaggggagggggggCATCATTCCACCTAGAAAGGGACcagagggagaaggcagtggtgtcgATCAGAAAACAACAGCTTTGTTTTGGATAGGCTGGGCTCAAGGATACTGCAGTATTCCCAAAGGGATGGCCTGTAGCAGCCAGGTGCTGTTCAGGTCTGAAGCTCAGAACTTGGCACCAGAGGCAGAGATTTGGGAATCAGCAGCACAAACAGAAGGCTGTGGCTGAGAATATCCAGGATAGTGTTGGAGCACAAAAGGGACCCCCAGGACCATGCTCTGGTGGCACCAGCATTTAAGAGAAGTGAGGAAAAGAAGCCCATATGGAAGGCCAAGGAGCCACCAACCAGGGGGCAAGATACACAGAATGGAAGAGGACAGAGTATGGTCAGAAAGGCATGGTCTGCAGGTCTGACAATACAAGGCCTGGAGGGAGGCCTTGCCGGCACTTGTGGCCCATGTCCAGCATTACCACAGCTTCTgtggcagagcagagcagagaggTCTGAGTATGAACTGGCACCAAGCAAATGGAGGACATGGGGCGCCCTGAGTACCTTGCTCTCTTACCTGTCTTTTCTATAGAGATTAGAAAAGCTGAATACCAGCTTTCTAAGCCCCTCTGTCATTACAGGTAGACCTGTGGCCCAGTCCTGCCAATGAGGCACAAGTTGGCATCTACTGGGGCTTCTGGGAATGGCTTTTCTTTCCTCCTCAGAGATGTGGCTTGGCCATTCCTTGCCTCCCCCTCTTCCAGTCTCACTGCAGAGGCAAAGATGGGAGCTGCAGCAGCCTCTCTGCAGTCCTCCTGACcatgagggaggaggagagaactGCAGAAAACACTGGCTCTGACACAACTGAGCCACTGAAGAGACAGCCTCTGAACAAAGCCTGATTTAAGCCACTAGTAGGTGGGTTCTGACTTTGAATTCTCACTCtaccactttctagctgtgtaaCTTTGGACTAGTTATTTCATCGTGCTTTGCTTTAGTCTTCTCATCTGAAAAACAGGGTAATAACACTTGATAGAACTATTATTGACACTATCAGAAAATGCACCTTTTCTTGGCTATGTAAATGGCAAAGTTCTCTGCAAAGGATGAAGCAGAAGGCAGTGCGGCCACGGTATGAGGGCAAGGCTGCCATGAAAAGTGAGAGCTGACAAGGGAGTCCCGAAAGGCCTCCACTAGGGGAAAGAGTACAGAGAAACGAACCCCAGGCTCACCAGGGTCATACAGAACCTCTGCAATAGTGGCCCTGAACTTCCTGGAAGCCAGCTCTGCTCCAGTGGAAACATACTCAGTTGTGACATGCACGGCATCTGTGGCAGGTTGAATTAAGTACTCCAGAAAACTACCGTGTTGTCAAACTTAATCCCTGCCTGTGGTGAGACCCCACTGTAAATAAAACCACTCTTAGAtaaggtgtggccccactgaATGAGGATGTCATAAGCTTATTACTGGAGACTTTATGAAGAGAGAACCATATGGAGCAGCAATTGCTGGAAGTCAGCggcaacccagaagagaaagcaggCATTGCATGGGAGAGGAAGATCCAAGGACTGGCAGCCAgctcagaatgccagtcttcagggaaaaagcattgccttgctgacacttTAACGTTGGACTAATCTGAGTCTCAAAgcacgagccaataaattcccattggttaagCCAGTCCATTTCGTGGTATTTTTAATCACAGCTGTAAAACTAAGACAGTATCCTAAGAACAAAATGGACACAAGACATTGATAGTAAATTCTGACGTTCAACCACTTTGACACAACCTTTAGGACCCTCATTGCATATTTCCAGGATGATGGTTTTTCCTTCAACTCTTCACCCTGCCAATCCAAGAGTTCTACTATAGGGACCTATTTTTACATGCTGAGATGTACTGTGATCAATTTCCCTTGAACTCTTGAAGTTTAGGATATATATTTAACCTCACTAGACTGCAACTGTAGTGGGAACATCGAGTGAAAGAATGAGCTTATTAAAGCTGTGCAATGACAAGCAACTGTTTGTTCTATGTAGCTGGAGTATATGACTTTGTGTCCCGGGTATTTGGCTGTAAGCTATGGTTTATGGATGGTTCATGATTTGCTTCATTTTAGGGCAGAGCAGGTAGACTGAACTCCTTGGTTTTTATATTCTTTGGGCTATGAGACACTGAGGATCATAACTTGATGCACAATATTCTTTCTTATATCAAGGGCAGCATGAACAAGGGACTGAAAACTTCTTTTTCAATTGAGGAGAAAAACTGCAGGAAAGTGATGCAATATCCAAGTTGGAGTTTTCAAGTGTAGGTAtttaaatttccttctctctatAAAAGCATACCATTTTATTACAGTGTGGCTTTTCCTGGTATCCATGGCTGACAGAAAGGTCTCTGACTGGTCCTCACAAGGAGACCCCATGTAACACGTGGGAAATGAAGAGCATAGGGGGTCCCATGTACCTTTCAAAGCCCCTCAGAATAGCTCAGTGGCATGACGGTTCATCATCAGAGGTCATTCCACCAGACACAACAAGTCTGATGAGTAAGCTTGGGTATGGAAGCAAAATTtagattattttgcttttttcaacaaataaagagtgaaaacaaaagAGGGGTGACTTGTACATTAAGAGACTTAACATGTTAACCAAGGACACTACATGGATGTATAGAGCGTGATTAGaacaaaacaaatggaaaacaaaatttatGAGGCATTCAGGAACATGCAAACACTGCATTTTTGATCATGCATTTAGGAATTATAGTTATCTCTGTTTAGATGTGATATTGgtgatacatacacacacacacacacatatatatatatatatatatatatatatatatattaatcaaattagtattttttcctgcttcatcACAGACATTCTGAAGTGAAActggcctttttttcttttcctgtaagtGCACACCAGTAAATAATACACACAATGAACCTTGTGCTGTTGCTTTTGCACCATCAATGTAAATGTAAGCATggcaaaaaaaaggcaaataataccTCAGAATGATTATGAAAATGGTTTGGTCCCCATGGACCAGcatagttactttttttttaaaaaaagagttcttGCCTTTTAGAGATACATAttgaaataaggaaagaaaaaaatgatgcctGTGACTGATGTGAAAATAATCCAATGGCAGGAGAGGCAGGTAGGTAGAGTACTAGTAAAAATACCTTATCCATGTTTAAAATTTCCACAATAAAATGCTAAAACTAGATCCAGAAAAAAGGTggattctcttcctttcttcataaaaatgatgaatattgCAAAATAGTGAAAGAATTGCTAAAGCACATGTCATGTACAAACCAGCTAATGATACCACTCACTAAAATCAAATTTACAGGATTGTCTGTACGACCCTAATCAATCCATTCACAGAGCACAGAAGATGCAGGCCATGGTGCTGTGCCGGCTTCCACTTTTCACAGATGACACAAGGGGTCGGCTCAGTTTTGGTGGCAGCCCTATACACTCTAGAAAGCTCAGATGCATTTCCAGTCTCGACCTGCTAGATGTCAGTAGTGTCTCTCCCTTAGTTGTGACAACCAAGTATGTCTCCACACACTGTAAAATGTCCCCTGGGAGTAAACCCCCCAAGCTGAGAACCACTGGCTTACAGCAACACTGGGTGTTCTGAggcagtgttttcaacaggaggtGCACTAGCCTCAAGAACGCCGTGGAATTTCACAGGGGCTTCTTTGTCACACGACTGGGGTCTATGTAGCTGCCAAGTTGTGGATGGGAGCCAAGTATGCTTCAATGCCTGTGAAGTACAGAACTGTCCTTAGTAGACCATGTACTTAGGTGAAACAAAGTTTTAATGTGTGTACTGCGACCTTAACTAGACCTTACATATAAATACAAAGTAATTCCTGCATGGTTAGAATTTATatagaattttccagaaatgcaatggcATTCTGTTTTGCAAACTTTTCCAAGTTACTCATCATTTTGGAAAATCATATCACATGCCTCATGGTAGTTACCTGGACAGCAATAGGCTATTGTCCCAGGTCTCCAGGTGTAACAGGGCCCGCACATTTATACGGTGAGACACTGCATCAACTCAATACACATTACTCCAACAgaattactttcattttaattatcctttacaaaaggataaataactGTGTTTTAATTAACCTTTACAAAAACAGGGCTATTTACTGATCTCTTGACATTACACAAGTGCGCAGGTTATGTCACCTGTGAACTCATTATGGGATGACCCAGGGaacatttgaaaacatttgtTGTCAGAGGCACTGGGTGGGATAGGTTAGGGAATCACTGATCTCAGGTGTTTGGGAAGCACCATTTCCTTAAAAAATCAGAGATCACCTTCAGCATTTCTCCGCTCAGCCGTCTTTTCCATGAATACATTATGTGGACTTACCACATGTTTGAACTTGTGGCTTAAAAGTCATCTGGAAGGTTTTCTGCCTATGTAGATTCTCTGATGTCAAATAACATGGATGTGCCAACTGAAGGCTCTTCCACACCAATAACATGCACGGGATTTTTCTCTTGGATGATTTCATGGATGTCAAAcaaggcaagagctctgcctgcagGCTGTGCTGCCTCTGTTCTACCTCCAGGGTTCTCTTCTGAATGCGTGTATTGATGTCGAATGATGGGTGAGCTCCGGCTAAAGGTCTGTTCACGTTGTTTACATCCATGGGACTCCTCTCTAGTATGAGTTATCTGATGTCGGATAAGGTGAGAGCTCTGAATAAAACATTTCCCACACTGATTACATTTAAAGGGTCTATCGCCCTGGTGAATTCTCTCATCTTGACTCAAAGATGGACTGCAGCCAAGGGGATCCTCCCATTCATGTTTCATTAAAGCAGACGTCTGCTCAAAGATCAGCCTTTGGCGGCATTCGTAGGGCTTCTCCCCAACGTGCTTCCTCTGATGTTGAGCCAGAGAGGAGCTGTGCCTGAAGCCTTTCCCACAATGATTACACTCATAGGGTCTCTCCTCGGTATGTGTTCTCAGATGCAGAAAAAGGCAAGTGGTCCGTGAAAAGGATTTCCCACACACACTACAAgtgtagggtttctctccagtgtgtgttctcTTATGGCGGCCAAGGGATGAATTTTGGTTGAAGGCCCTCCCACAATCTTGGCACTCATAGGGTTTCTCACCCGTGTGAATTCTCCGATGCACAGTAAGGTGAGTACTGTGACAGAAAGATTTCCCACATTCAGCACATTTATAGGGTTTGTCGCCTGTGTGGATTCGCTCATGTTGAACAAGGGATGAGTTCTggctaaaggctttcccacactctTTGCACATATAAGGTCtctctcctgtatgaattctCTTATGCACTGTGAGATGTGCATTATGGTTAAAAGATTTACCACAGTCAGTACACTTGTAGGGTTTGTCCTGTATCTGACTTCTTGCAAACTGCATAACTTGAATGCTCTGACCAAAAGCTTTGCTACAGTCCTTGTTTTCAAAGGGTTGTTTTTCTGAGAAGTCTGTCTGTTGGCTGATTAAGCTTGAGTTATGTTCCAAGCTTGTAACATGTGAGTCAGAAGTACAGACATACTTTCTCCTAGAGATCTCTTCTAATGGAATTAGGTTTGAATTCAGGACAGAGTCTTCCTCAATTTTAGGACTTTTGTTGCCTCTATCTTGATTTAGTGCTTCTTCAAGGCCAAATTCCTTTTGCCTCAAATTATCCTGATCCTTTCTGAGTGCCTCTGGCTGGTCCTTACCTTCCCAGTCCTCCCCTAATGTGGTGGGCCAGAGAGCATCCTCTGGGATTCCTCTTTCAGTGACATGGGATGACATCTCTTCAGGAAGGCCCTGCTTCATGGTCTCCCAGCCTGAAAGAAAACCAAAGTCTgagaggttgacaaaaaaaaaacaaggagagGCAGAAATGCCCCCAAACCTTAGGCTCATAGGGTGAACCTAGAATCCTAACTACTTGTTTTGCCTTCAGGAAAATCCTGATTCCACTCTGATGCTAACAACAAGTGCCCCCTTCCTAAAACATGGcatcactcattcactcattcaacaaacattatttGAGCACCTGCTATAGGCCTGGTCTcgatcaggggttggcaaactatggtctGCTTTTATATGATCCTTGAGCT
The genomic region above belongs to Tamandua tetradactyla isolate mTamTet1 chromosome 16, mTamTet1.pri, whole genome shotgun sequence and contains:
- the ZNF8 gene encoding zinc finger protein 8; the encoded protein is MEPQEAAAARPQELVTFRDVAVDFTREEWGHLDPAQRTLYRDVMLETFGHLLSVGPELPKPDVISQLEQGAELWVAAKGITQGCCPGWETMKQGLPEEMSSHVTERGIPEDALWPTTLGEDWEGKDQPEALRKDQDNLRQKEFGLEEALNQDRGNKSPKIEEDSVLNSNLIPLEEISRRKYVCTSDSHVTSLEHNSSLISQQTDFSEKQPFENKDCSKAFGQSIQVMQFARSQIQDKPYKCTDCGKSFNHNAHLTVHKRIHTGERPYMCKECGKAFSQNSSLVQHERIHTGDKPYKCAECGKSFCHSTHLTVHRRIHTGEKPYECQDCGRAFNQNSSLGRHKRTHTGEKPYTCSVCGKSFSRTTCLFLHLRTHTEERPYECNHCGKGFRHSSSLAQHQRKHVGEKPYECRQRLIFEQTSALMKHEWEDPLGCSPSLSQDERIHQGDRPFKCNQCGKCFIQSSHLIRHQITHTREESHGCKQREQTFSRSSPIIRHQYTHSEENPGGRTEAAQPAGRALALFDIHEIIQEKNPVHVIGVEEPSVGTSMLFDIREST